The following proteins are encoded in a genomic region of Enterocloster clostridioformis:
- a CDS encoding MFS transporter encodes MFQLLLVIIYLAFISLGLPDALLGSAWPSMYRELGASVSYAGIISMIIAGGTIISSLFSDRLIRAFGTGKVTVISVAMTAAALFGFSSSHSFIQLCLWAIPYGLGAGSVDAGLNNFVALHYKSRHMSWLHCFWGIGATAGPYIMGLCLTRGFKWNSGYMVVGVIQIALVACLVLSLPLWKVRTEGSSGQDDTHKQITMREGLRLPGAKAVLTAFFCYCALEATAGLWASSYMVLHKGIAPQTAAKWASFFYLGITLGRLASGFVTDRAGDRNMVRCGQLTAFAGTVLLFLPAGDGAVLAGLIMVGLGCAPIYPSLLHETPDNFGVQYSQSMMGMQMACAYVGSTFMPPLFGVVAERISVTLYPVCLVVFVVLMIGMTERMGRVQDGKVNGLTHAQLLQ; translated from the coding sequence ATGTTTCAGCTATTACTTGTGATTATTTATCTGGCGTTTATCAGTTTGGGGCTTCCGGACGCACTTCTGGGTTCAGCATGGCCGTCCATGTACCGTGAGCTGGGGGCTTCGGTGTCCTATGCAGGCATTATCAGCATGATTATTGCCGGGGGTACCATAATTTCCAGCCTTTTCAGTGACAGGCTTATCAGGGCCTTTGGGACCGGAAAGGTTACTGTCATAAGCGTTGCAATGACAGCAGCAGCCCTGTTTGGTTTTTCTTCTTCCCATTCCTTTATACAATTGTGCCTTTGGGCCATCCCCTATGGCCTGGGAGCGGGAAGCGTGGATGCCGGACTGAATAACTTTGTGGCTCTCCACTATAAATCCCGCCACATGAGCTGGCTGCACTGCTTCTGGGGTATCGGCGCAACGGCCGGACCCTATATCATGGGCCTATGTCTGACACGAGGTTTTAAGTGGAATTCCGGTTATATGGTGGTGGGGGTGATTCAGATTGCACTGGTGGCCTGCCTTGTGCTGTCGCTTCCTCTGTGGAAGGTGAGGACGGAGGGAAGCAGCGGACAGGATGACACCCACAAGCAGATTACCATGAGAGAGGGGCTGCGGCTTCCGGGGGCAAAGGCGGTGCTTACTGCATTTTTCTGCTACTGTGCTCTTGAGGCCACAGCCGGTCTGTGGGCCAGCAGTTATATGGTGCTGCATAAGGGAATTGCCCCCCAGACAGCGGCAAAATGGGCTTCGTTTTTTTACCTGGGTATTACCCTGGGCAGGCTGGCCAGCGGTTTTGTCACGGACCGGGCGGGGGACAGGAACATGGTGCGCTGCGGTCAGCTGACCGCCTTTGCCGGAACTGTGCTGCTGTTTCTTCCGGCCGGTGACGGGGCGGTACTGGCAGGACTTATCATGGTGGGACTGGGCTGTGCTCCTATCTATCCCAGTCTGCTTCATGAAACGCCTGATAACTTTGGGGTGCAGTATTCCCAGTCCATGATGGGTATGCAGATGGCCTGCGCTTATGTGGGCTCCACTTTCATGCCGCCGCTGTTTGGGGTTGTGGCAGAGCGCATCAGCGTGACGCTGTATCCCGTGTGTCTGGTGGTATTTGTGGTATTGATGATTGGGATGACAGAGAGGATGGGGAGGGTTCAGGATGGAAAAGTTAATGGACTTACACATGCACAGCTATTACAGTGA
- a CDS encoding PHP domain-containing protein gives MEKLMDLHMHSYYSDDGEFSPGELVRQCGMNGIRIMSIADHNSVRANEAGRQAALRAGITYVSGIEIDCTFRGVNLHVLGYGIDDTSHDFACIEDNISSQAAAASSQMLCATREMGFDVTAEDMAELAGEHYWKDRWTGEMFAEVLLGREEYKDHPLLLPYRVGGARGDNPYVNFYWDFYSQGKCCYVKMEYPQLEEVVDTIHRNGGYAVLAHPGVNLKDRAELLDPILEAGVDGIEAFSSYHSEEQAAFYHKAACGRFRMITCGSDYHGKTKPSISIGGHGCTVPYEEMVRQLGRILGENGKKFSV, from the coding sequence ATGGAAAAGTTAATGGACTTACACATGCACAGCTATTACAGTGATGACGGCGAATTCAGTCCCGGGGAGCTGGTGAGACAGTGTGGCATGAACGGCATCCGTATCATGTCCATTGCGGACCACAACAGTGTGCGGGCAAACGAGGCGGGAAGACAGGCAGCCCTGAGGGCCGGGATTACGTATGTTTCCGGCATAGAGATTGACTGTACGTTCAGGGGGGTGAATCTTCATGTGTTGGGGTATGGAATTGACGATACAAGCCATGATTTTGCCTGTATTGAAGATAATATAAGCAGTCAGGCAGCGGCGGCATCCAGCCAGATGCTCTGTGCAACCAGGGAAATGGGGTTTGATGTGACAGCGGAGGATATGGCGGAGCTGGCCGGAGAGCATTACTGGAAGGACCGGTGGACCGGGGAAATGTTCGCAGAGGTGCTCCTGGGCAGGGAGGAATACAAGGACCATCCCCTGCTTCTTCCCTACAGGGTAGGCGGAGCAAGAGGCGATAACCCTTATGTGAATTTTTACTGGGATTTTTATTCTCAGGGAAAATGCTGTTATGTTAAAATGGAATACCCCCAACTGGAGGAGGTGGTTGATACCATACACAGAAACGGGGGATATGCGGTGCTGGCGCATCCGGGGGTTAACTTAAAAGACCGTGCGGAATTGCTGGATCCCATACTGGAGGCAGGAGTGGATGGAATAGAGGCATTCAGCAGCTACCACTCGGAGGAACAGGCCGCGTTTTATCATAAGGCTGCGTGCGGCAGATTCAGGATGATTACCTGCGGAAGCGATTATCACGGAAAGACAAAGCCGTCTATCTCCATAGGCGGCCATGGATGTACGGTCCCATATGAGGAAATGGTCCGGCAGCTGGGGCGTATTCTTGGGGAGAATGGTAAAAAATTTTCAGTGTAG
- a CDS encoding sigma-70 family RNA polymerase sigma factor — translation MKTSNLRKYYYPYYTEDVFVEVSDEVAEAMLLSVREMENYYRRTCRHKAYYSLDAYDWTENYALEHSPSPEEVLVLQEEQAARDRLLSMLDEALSQITPVQARRVRSYYLRGLNFPGIAQEEGINKDVVCRSVHAGLKRLQEYYSRRNRVE, via the coding sequence ATGAAAACAAGCAATCTGAGAAAGTATTACTACCCCTACTACACTGAGGATGTGTTTGTGGAGGTCAGCGATGAGGTGGCGGAGGCCATGCTGCTGTCTGTCCGGGAGATGGAGAACTATTACCGCCGGACTTGCCGCCACAAGGCGTACTACTCGCTGGACGCCTATGACTGGACGGAGAACTATGCGCTGGAACACAGTCCGTCCCCGGAGGAAGTGCTTGTGCTTCAGGAGGAACAGGCCGCCCGTGACCGGCTGCTGTCCATGCTGGATGAAGCCCTCTCCCAGATCACGCCGGTGCAGGCCCGCCGCGTCCGCAGCTACTATCTGCGTGGCTTAAATTTTCCCGGAATCGCACAGGAGGAGGGCATCAACAAGGATGTGGTCTGCCGCTCCGTCCACGCCGGTTTGAAGCGCCTGCAAGAGTATTACAGCCGCCGGAACCGGGTGGAATGA
- a CDS encoding sigma-70 family RNA polymerase sigma factor → MQTVNLKKYYYPLFTKDTFVEVSDEVAEALLLMHREENNRIRKMYYHKAYFSLDREDGIENDALCGFEKSPEEILMEQEEERFFLLTLERLEEALSCLTPTQARRIRARYLSGMAIQEIVASEGVSVSVVSESIRSGLKKLRTYFDKKKWREFEE, encoded by the coding sequence ATGCAGACCGTCAACCTGAAAAAATACTATTACCCGCTGTTTACCAAAGACACATTTGTTGAGGTTTCCGATGAAGTGGCCGAGGCCCTTTTACTCATGCACAGGGAGGAAAACAACCGCATCCGAAAGATGTATTACCACAAGGCATATTTCTCCCTTGACCGGGAGGACGGGATTGAGAATGACGCGCTGTGCGGATTTGAAAAATCCCCGGAGGAAATTCTCATGGAGCAGGAGGAAGAACGGTTTTTCCTGCTGACGCTGGAACGATTAGAAGAAGCTCTGTCCTGTTTAACGCCCACGCAGGCCCGCCGCATCCGCGCCCGGTATCTGTCCGGCATGGCAATACAGGAGATTGTCGCCAGCGAGGGCGTGAGCGTCAGCGTTGTTTCCGAATCCATCCGCAGCGGATTGAAGAAGCTGCGTACTTACTTTGACAAAAAGAAATGGAGGGAATTTGAAGAATGA
- a CDS encoding DUF5720 family protein, with translation MKFIQSELELIYQYAMPDKDAILTELRAVRRAAKEPLTKAIVENTIDKLLEVPEPEFSHFIAGVKACFKGENGQPSPDRLTEAGIQEPPLLGHDLFGMERSLPSTRHMVVLDILNSNSPVGTPGGRYRFFLSAEGYKNARASAERGEIKIISHATVGAWRFYHDKKLTRPER, from the coding sequence ATGAAATTTATACAAAGCGAATTGGAACTGATCTATCAATACGCCATGCCGGATAAGGACGCGATCCTGACGGAATTGCGGGCTGTCCGGCGGGCGGCAAAAGAACCGCTGACAAAAGCGATTGTGGAGAACACCATTGACAAGCTGCTGGAGGTGCCGGAACCGGAATTCAGTCATTTTATTGCAGGTGTAAAAGCCTGCTTTAAGGGAGAAAACGGCCAGCCCAGCCCTGACCGGCTGACCGAAGCCGGAATACAAGAGCCGCCACTGTTGGGGCATGACCTGTTCGGGATGGAGCGCAGCCTGCCAAGCACACGGCACATGGTTGTACTGGACATCTTAAACTCCAACAGCCCTGTGGGAACACCCGGCGGGCGTTACCGCTTTTTCCTCTCTGCCGAGGGCTATAAAAATGCCAGAGCCAGCGCCGAGCGGGGAGAAATCAAGATTATCAGCCATGCCACCGTTGGTGCGTGGCGGTTTTATCACGACAAAAAGCTGACCCGCCCGGAACGATGA
- a CDS encoding DUF3847 domain-containing protein: protein MKELKKLQTEQEKVQREIRQLENRQKILLNKQTDAERRARTRRLIEHGAILESVFPSLAGLPGEEVKSFLLSLFRLPGVPKLPESRPESPETEVL from the coding sequence ATGAAAGAACTGAAAAAATTACAGACGGAGCAGGAAAAGGTACAGCGGGAAATCCGGCAGTTGGAGAACCGGCAGAAAATCCTGTTGAACAAACAAACCGATGCCGAGCGCAGGGCGAGGACGCGCCGCCTGATCGAGCATGGCGCAATTCTGGAAAGCGTCTTTCCCTCTCTTGCCGGTCTGCCCGGCGAGGAAGTCAAGTCGTTTTTGCTGTCACTCTTCCGCCTGCCGGGAGTGCCGAAGCTGCCGGAAAGCAGGCCCGAAAGCCCGGAAACAGAGGTACTTTGA